In Staphylococcus lloydii, the following proteins share a genomic window:
- the ruvX gene encoding Holliday junction resolvase RuvX codes for MLTKKIMGLDVGSKTVGIAISDLMGWTAQGLDTLRINENENELGIDKLVQIVKKENVGTVVIGLPKNMNNSIGFRGEASLQYKEQLQEALPSLEIIMWDERLSTMAAERSLLEADVSRQKRKKVIDKMAAVFILQGYLDSIQ; via the coding sequence ATGCTAACAAAAAAAATAATGGGTCTTGATGTAGGAAGTAAAACTGTTGGTATTGCCATTAGTGATTTAATGGGTTGGACTGCACAAGGCTTAGACACACTCCGAATCAATGAAAATGAAAATGAGCTTGGAATTGATAAGCTTGTACAAATAGTAAAAAAAGAAAACGTAGGCACAGTTGTTATTGGATTACCAAAAAATATGAATAATTCTATTGGATTTCGAGGGGAAGCTTCGTTACAATACAAAGAACAGCTTCAAGAAGCTTTACCCTCACTTGAAATAATCATGTGGGATGAACGTCTTAGCACAATGGCTGCAGAACGTTCTTTGCTAGAGGCTGATGTATCTAGGCAAAAAAGAAAAAAAGTTATCGATAAGATGGCTGCAGTATTTATCTTGCAAGGTTACTTGGATTCAATTCAATAA
- the greA gene encoding transcription elongation factor GreA, whose translation MENQKQYPMTQEGYEKLEHELEELKTVKRPEVVEKIKVARSFGDLSENSEYDAAKDEQGFIEQDIQRIENMIRNALIIEDTGDNNVVQIGKTVTFVELPGDEEESYQIVGSAEADAFNGKISNESPMAKNLIGKGLNDEVRVPLPNGGEINVKIVDIK comes from the coding sequence ATGGAAAATCAAAAACAATATCCAATGACTCAAGAGGGTTATGAGAAATTAGAACATGAATTAGAAGAATTAAAGACTGTAAAACGACCAGAAGTTGTCGAAAAAATAAAAGTTGCTCGTTCATTCGGTGACTTATCTGAGAACTCAGAGTACGATGCAGCTAAAGACGAACAAGGCTTTATTGAACAAGACATCCAACGTATTGAAAATATGATAAGAAATGCTCTAATCATTGAAGATACTGGTGATAATAACGTCGTACAAATCGGTAAAACTGTAACTTTCGTTGAATTACCTGGTGACGAAGAAGAAAGTTACCAAATCGTTGGTTCAGCAGAAGCTGACGCATTTAACGGTAAAATTTCTAATGAATCTCCTATGGCGAAAAACTTAATTGGTAAAGGATTAAATGACGAAGTTCGCGTTCCTCTTCCAAATGGGGGAGAAATCAACGTTAAAATTGTTGATATTAAATAA
- a CDS encoding peptidase U32 family protein has translation MKILEKANTSITPKIKKPELLAPAGNLEKLKIAVHYGADAVFLGGQEYGLRSNAGNFTMAEIEEGVNFARKYGAKIYVTTNIIAHDENIEGLDAYLKDLEATGATGIIVADPLIIETCKRVAPSLEIHLSTQQSLSNYKAVEFWKEEGLDRVVLARETGAMEMQEMKDKIDIEIEAFIHGAMCIAYSGRCTLSNHMTARDSNRGGCCQSCRWDYDLLAVDDDGELDLLYNENDVVPFAMSPKDLKLIESIPNMMDIGIDSLKIEGRMKSIHYIATVVSVYRKVIDAYAVDPENFKINPNWLVELNKCANRATAPAFFEGTPGYEEQMFGSVGEKNQSSYDFCGLVLDYDDTTQIATIQQRNKFAPGEEIEFFGPEIDTFKQVVEHIYDEEGNELDAARHPLQIIQIKVDKLLYANNMIRKEIG, from the coding sequence GTGAAAATTTTAGAGAAAGCAAATACTTCTATTACTCCTAAAATAAAAAAACCTGAATTACTTGCACCAGCTGGAAATTTAGAAAAACTAAAAATTGCAGTTCATTATGGTGCTGACGCTGTCTTTCTAGGTGGACAAGAGTACGGTTTAAGATCAAATGCCGGTAATTTTACAATGGCTGAAATTGAAGAAGGCGTAAATTTTGCACGCAAATATGGCGCAAAAATATATGTAACAACGAATATTATTGCCCATGATGAAAACATTGAAGGATTAGATGCATATTTAAAAGACCTTGAAGCAACAGGTGCCACGGGTATCATCGTTGCCGATCCTTTAATAATAGAGACATGCAAAAGAGTTGCGCCATCACTTGAAATTCATTTATCCACTCAACAATCTTTATCAAATTATAAAGCAGTTGAATTTTGGAAAGAAGAAGGATTAGACCGTGTCGTTTTAGCCCGTGAAACAGGTGCTATGGAAATGCAAGAGATGAAAGATAAAATTGATATAGAAATTGAAGCATTTATTCACGGAGCTATGTGTATTGCATATTCAGGTCGATGTACGCTAAGTAATCATATGACAGCCCGTGATTCCAACCGTGGAGGTTGTTGTCAAAGTTGTAGATGGGACTACGATTTACTAGCAGTTGATGACGATGGTGAATTGGATTTATTATATAATGAAAATGATGTCGTGCCATTTGCAATGAGTCCCAAAGATTTAAAATTAATTGAATCTATTCCTAACATGATGGATATTGGTATCGATTCACTTAAGATTGAAGGTCGAATGAAGTCGATTCATTATATAGCAACAGTTGTATCTGTGTATCGTAAAGTCATCGATGCCTATGCTGTTGATCCTGAAAACTTTAAAATTAATCCGAACTGGTTAGTTGAATTAAATAAATGTGCGAACAGAGCAACTGCACCAGCATTTTTTGAAGGCACACCAGGTTATGAAGAGCAAATGTTTGGCTCGGTAGGTGAAAAAAATCAATCGTCTTATGATTTTTGTGGTCTAGTATTAGATTATGATGACACAACTCAAATTGCGACAATTCAACAACGTAATAAATTTGCACCAGGTGAAGAAATAGAATTTTTCGGTCCAGAAATCGATACATTTAAACAAGTTGTAGAGCATATTTATGACGAAGAAGGTAACGAATTAGATGCTGCGCGCCATCCACTTCAAATTATTCAAATTAAAGTCGATAAGCTTCTATATGCAAACAACATGATAAGAAAGGAAATTGGATAA
- a CDS encoding DUF1292 domain-containing protein, with protein sequence MTEHNNAELQINNEEELLTLYDEEGNEVLYRKVLEFYHPEFKKEYVILAEEGAEADDDDLIELVPMINDPDENGEGGKFLPVETDEEWDMIEEVVNTEMDDTHDHDHDHE encoded by the coding sequence ATGACAGAACATAACAATGCAGAATTACAAATTAATAATGAGGAAGAATTATTAACACTTTATGACGAAGAAGGAAATGAAGTTCTTTACCGCAAAGTTTTAGAATTCTATCATCCTGAATTTAAAAAAGAATATGTCATTTTAGCTGAAGAAGGCGCAGAAGCTGATGACGACGATTTAATTGAATTAGTCCCAATGATTAATGACCCTGATGAAAACGGTGAAGGTGGTAAATTCTTACCAGTAGAAACTGACGAAGAATGGGATATGATTGAAGAAGTTGTTAATACAGAAATGGATGACACGCACGACCATGATCACGATCATGAATAA
- a CDS encoding O-methyltransferase — protein sequence MEKNQAYLLNLLDYNSNNIEELRAYAEENEVPIVDRMTLEMIKQIIRIHKPTRILEIGTAIGYSSMQFAAIDPQIQVTTIERNEQMQEQAMHNFEHFNFQKQIHMIKGDALEQFDSIKNQSFDMIFIDAAKAQSKKFFELYTPLLKHNGVVITDNVLYHDFVADIDVVRNRNVKQMVKKIQKYNEWLIQNDAFTTNFLNIDDGLAISIKGE from the coding sequence TTGGAAAAAAATCAAGCTTATTTATTAAATTTACTAGACTATAATTCTAATAATATAGAAGAATTAAGAGCATACGCAGAAGAAAATGAAGTGCCTATTGTTGATCGCATGACACTTGAAATGATTAAACAAATTATTAGAATACATAAACCTACTAGGATTCTTGAAATTGGTACTGCAATAGGATATAGTTCAATGCAATTTGCTGCAATTGATCCACAAATCCAAGTAACGACAATCGAACGAAATGAACAAATGCAAGAACAAGCAATGCATAACTTTGAACACTTTAATTTCCAAAAGCAAATTCATATGATTAAAGGCGATGCATTAGAACAATTTGATTCTATAAAAAATCAGTCTTTTGATATGATTTTTATAGATGCTGCCAAAGCGCAATCAAAGAAATTTTTTGAATTATATACCCCTTTATTAAAACATAATGGTGTCGTTATTACAGACAACGTCTTATATCATGATTTTGTAGCTGATATTGATGTAGTTAGAAATAGAAATGTAAAACAAATGGTCAAAAAAATACAGAAATATAATGAGTGGTTAATACAAAATGATGCGTTTACTACTAATTTTTTAAATATTGATGATGGTTTAGCTATTTCAATTAAAGGAGAGTAA
- a CDS encoding peptidase U32 family protein, protein MTELLVTPKSVAHIATLIEKGADAFVLGEQKFGLRLAGEFDRVALKEAVELIHQHDKKAYVAVNGIFHNYHLNALEDYISYLHEINVDRIIFGDPAVVMFVKQQAHPIPLNWDAETLVTNYFQCNYWGNKGANRAVLARELNLEEILNIKQHANVEIEVQVHGMTCMFQSKRMLLGNYYTFQQRQMKIERNDISNQLLLYDEERDNKYPVYEDYNGTHIMSPNDICLIEELDALLEAGIDAFKIDGVLQSEEYINVCTAQYREAIDLFNEDPESYEDEKFMLVDPIEEIQPEHRPFDEGFLFKQTVY, encoded by the coding sequence ATGACTGAATTATTAGTGACACCCAAATCTGTTGCTCATATTGCAACACTCATCGAAAAAGGTGCAGATGCTTTTGTTCTTGGAGAACAAAAATTTGGGTTAAGACTTGCCGGTGAATTTGATCGCGTTGCTTTGAAAGAAGCCGTTGAATTAATACATCAGCACGATAAAAAAGCGTACGTCGCTGTAAATGGCATTTTCCATAATTATCATTTAAATGCGCTTGAAGATTATATTTCATATTTACATGAAATAAATGTAGATCGAATAATTTTTGGTGATCCTGCTGTAGTGATGTTCGTCAAACAGCAAGCACATCCAATCCCATTAAACTGGGACGCAGAAACTTTAGTTACAAACTATTTCCAGTGTAATTATTGGGGCAACAAAGGTGCTAACAGAGCGGTATTAGCTAGAGAATTAAATTTAGAAGAAATATTAAATATCAAACAACATGCAAATGTAGAAATTGAAGTTCAAGTACATGGTATGACGTGTATGTTCCAATCAAAACGTATGTTATTAGGAAATTACTATACTTTCCAACAACGTCAAATGAAAATCGAACGTAATGATATATCAAATCAGTTGTTATTATATGACGAAGAACGTGATAACAAATATCCGGTGTATGAAGACTATAATGGTACGCATATTATGTCTCCAAATGATATTTGTTTAATAGAAGAATTAGATGCGCTTTTAGAAGCCGGTATAGATGCTTTTAAAATCGATGGTGTTTTACAATCAGAAGAATATATTAATGTTTGTACAGCTCAATATAGAGAAGCTATCGATTTATTTAATGAGGACCCAGAATCTTACGAAGATGAGAAATTCATGCTCGTAGATCCGATTGAAGAAATCCAGCCAGAACATCGACCATTTGATGAAGGATTTTTATTCAAACAAACAGTATATTAA
- the udk gene encoding uridine kinase yields the protein MKSTTIIGIAGGSGSGKTTVTDEIMKNLEGHSVALLAQDYYYKDQSHLSFEERLETNYDHPFAFDNDLLIANLNDLRNDKVVEVPTYDYKNHTRSDETIAFEPKDVIIVEGIFALENKTLRDLMDVKIYVDTDADLRILRRLMRDTEERGRTMESVVNQYLNVVRPMHNQFIEPTKKYADIIIPEGGSNKVAIDIMTTKIQTLVSKQ from the coding sequence ATGAAAAGTACGACCATTATAGGAATTGCTGGTGGATCAGGTTCAGGGAAAACAACGGTTACTGATGAAATTATGAAAAATTTAGAAGGACATAGTGTTGCACTTTTAGCGCAAGACTATTACTATAAAGACCAATCGCATTTATCTTTTGAAGAGCGATTAGAAACCAATTATGATCATCCTTTTGCATTTGATAATGATTTATTAATCGCTAATTTAAATGATTTGAGAAATGATAAGGTTGTCGAAGTACCAACTTATGATTATAAGAACCATACTAGAAGCGATGAAACGATTGCATTTGAACCAAAAGATGTTATTATCGTAGAAGGTATATTTGCACTGGAAAATAAAACATTAAGAGATTTAATGGACGTTAAAATATATGTTGATACAGATGCAGACTTAAGAATATTACGTCGTTTAATGCGCGACACTGAAGAACGTGGTCGTACAATGGAATCGGTAGTAAATCAATATCTTAATGTAGTGCGTCCAATGCACAATCAATTTATTGAACCTACTAAAAAGTATGCCGATATCATAATTCCAGAAGGTGGCAGTAATAAAGTCGCAATCGACATAATGACAACTAAAATCCAGACATTAGTAAGTAAGCAATAG
- a CDS encoding SF1B family DNA helicase RecD2, whose translation MADSTLFNYSMVKGTVDAILFQNKDNFYTVLKVDTIESNETFDSMPTVVGFFPEVVEGDVYTFKGQVATHPKYGKQLKAETFEKELPQTKEAIVSYLSSGLFKGIGKKTAQSIVNTLGENTISDILNDATVLEKVPGLPKKKQQQIAEQIASNQETERIIIRLHDLGFGPKLAMNIYQTYLGETLNVIEKSPYQLVYDVKGIGFNKADILAKNIGIQYNDPERIKAGILYQLEEECIKQGHTYLPSQFLIDNVQDMLSNPPAEEIERNQIEAQIEQLVNDTKLIQKEDQFAIPSLYYSEIKSVQNLYRNFTYTKKLKDMETSELLLEIGDIEDKNNVSYAESQREALQTAMNSKVMLLTGGPGTGKTTVIKGIVELYAEIHGLSLDYDDYKEDDYPIVLGAPTGRASKRLSESTDLEAMTIHRLIGWNQDTQPEDILDNEINAKLIIIDEMSMVDTWLFHQFMSAVPIDAQVILVGDEDQLPSVGPGQVFKDLIDSKVIPRVNLTEVYRQQEGSSIIELAHRIKLNQKVDITQRFHDRNFINCSTEQIPEVVDKVVNSAVSKGYDMSDIQVLAPMYKGSAGIKKLNSVLQGILNPKEKDTREIEFGEVLFRKGDKVLQLVNRPNDNIFNGDIGVIVGIFWAKENALDKDVVIVDFEGNEITFTRQDLMELTHAYCTSIHKSQGSEFPIVIMPMVKQYYRMLQKPILYTGLTRAKQSLVFLGDPQAFDLGLKTNGQVRMTQLCALLQAYFKNDETDLQTNEEQINSSFDASIELSETTIYKIDPMINMGQMSPYDFVND comes from the coding sequence ATGGCTGATTCTACACTGTTTAACTATTCAATGGTTAAAGGCACGGTTGATGCAATACTTTTTCAAAATAAAGACAACTTCTATACCGTGTTAAAAGTCGATACAATTGAATCAAATGAAACCTTTGATAGTATGCCAACAGTCGTAGGATTTTTCCCTGAAGTTGTTGAAGGTGATGTATATACTTTCAAAGGACAAGTTGCTACCCATCCGAAGTATGGGAAACAATTAAAGGCCGAAACATTCGAAAAAGAATTGCCGCAAACAAAAGAAGCCATCGTCAGTTATCTTTCTAGCGGTTTATTTAAAGGTATAGGTAAAAAGACTGCACAAAGTATCGTCAACACCTTAGGTGAAAATACAATTTCAGATATTTTAAACGATGCTACAGTACTTGAAAAAGTGCCTGGATTACCTAAGAAAAAGCAACAACAAATTGCCGAACAAATCGCGAGTAATCAAGAAACTGAACGTATTATTATTCGATTACATGATTTAGGCTTTGGTCCTAAATTAGCCATGAATATTTATCAAACATATCTTGGCGAAACGTTAAATGTAATTGAAAAAAGTCCGTATCAACTTGTTTATGATGTAAAAGGTATTGGTTTTAATAAAGCAGACATATTAGCTAAAAATATAGGCATTCAATATAATGATCCAGAACGTATTAAAGCAGGTATTTTATATCAATTAGAAGAAGAGTGTATTAAACAAGGACATACTTATTTGCCAAGTCAATTTTTAATAGATAATGTACAAGATATGTTATCAAATCCACCAGCAGAAGAAATAGAAAGAAATCAAATTGAAGCACAAATTGAGCAACTCGTTAATGATACTAAATTAATACAAAAAGAGGACCAGTTTGCAATTCCAAGTTTGTATTACTCAGAAATTAAAAGTGTACAAAATCTCTATCGTAATTTTACGTATACGAAGAAATTAAAAGATATGGAAACTTCGGAACTATTGTTAGAAATTGGAGATATTGAAGATAAAAACAACGTCAGCTATGCCGAATCACAAAGAGAAGCTTTACAAACAGCGATGAATTCTAAAGTGATGTTATTAACTGGAGGACCTGGTACTGGTAAAACCACTGTTATTAAAGGCATTGTAGAATTATATGCTGAAATTCATGGTTTATCTTTAGATTACGATGATTATAAGGAAGATGATTACCCAATTGTATTAGGCGCACCAACAGGTAGAGCTTCTAAAAGATTATCTGAATCAACAGACTTAGAAGCAATGACGATTCATCGGTTAATTGGGTGGAATCAAGATACACAACCAGAAGATATATTAGATAATGAAATTAATGCAAAATTAATCATTATAGATGAGATGTCTATGGTAGATACGTGGTTATTCCATCAATTTATGAGTGCCGTTCCTATAGATGCACAAGTTATTTTAGTTGGAGATGAAGACCAATTACCTTCAGTGGGTCCTGGACAAGTTTTTAAAGATTTAATTGATTCTAAAGTAATTCCAAGAGTTAATCTTACTGAAGTTTATCGTCAACAAGAAGGTTCTAGTATTATAGAGTTGGCACATCGCATTAAATTAAATCAAAAGGTCGACATTACGCAACGTTTTCATGATAGAAACTTTATAAATTGTTCTACGGAACAAATTCCTGAAGTCGTTGACAAAGTAGTTAATAGTGCAGTTTCAAAAGGGTATGATATGAGTGATATCCAAGTATTAGCACCTATGTATAAAGGGTCAGCAGGCATAAAAAAATTAAATTCTGTATTACAAGGTATCTTGAATCCTAAGGAAAAAGATACAAGGGAAATCGAATTTGGTGAAGTATTATTTCGTAAAGGCGATAAAGTTTTACAACTGGTCAATCGCCCTAACGATAATATCTTTAATGGTGATATTGGCGTTATAGTTGGCATATTTTGGGCAAAAGAAAATGCTTTAGACAAAGATGTCGTAATTGTAGATTTTGAAGGCAATGAAATCACCTTTACTAGACAAGATTTAATGGAACTCACACATGCCTATTGCACGTCTATCCATAAATCTCAAGGTTCGGAATTTCCGATTGTCATTATGCCTATGGTCAAACAATATTATAGAATGTTACAGAAGCCTATCCTATATACTGGTTTAACACGAGCCAAACAGTCTTTAGTATTTTTAGGCGATCCACAAGCCTTTGATTTAGGTTTGAAAACGAATGGGCAAGTTAGAATGACTCAACTCTGTGCTTTATTACAAGCATACTTTAAAAATGACGAAACTGATTTGCAAACGAACGAAGAACAGATTAATAGTAGTTTTGATGCTTCAATAGAATTAAGCGAAACTACAATTTACAAAATAGACCCCATGATTAATATGGGGCAAATGTCACCTTATGACTTCGTTAATGATTGA
- a CDS encoding IreB family regulatory phosphoprotein: MENLDKTMKFNYDEVPKKDVRTVLLNVYNTLEERGYNPVNQIVGYLLSGDPAYIPRHNDARNQIRHIDRDDIMEELVSNYLQDSTKE, translated from the coding sequence GTGGAAAACTTAGATAAAACTATGAAGTTTAATTATGATGAAGTGCCTAAGAAAGATGTCAGAACAGTGTTATTAAATGTATATAACACATTAGAAGAACGTGGTTACAATCCTGTAAACCAAATCGTAGGATATTTACTTTCAGGTGATCCTGCATACATCCCAAGACACAACGATGCGAGAAACCAAATTAGACATATCGATAGAGATGACATTATGGAAGAATTAGTCTCAAATTATCTTCAAGATAGTACGAAAGAATAA
- the alaS gene encoding alanine--tRNA ligase, whose amino-acid sequence MKNLKASEIRQGFIDFFVEKGHMVEPSAPLVPIDDDSLLWINSGVATLKKYFDGRETPRKPRIVNSQKAIRTNDIENVGFTARHHTFFEMLGNFSIGDYFKKEAIEYAWEFLTSDKWMGMEPSKLYVTIHPEDTEAYKLWHEDIGLEESRIIRIEGNFWDIGEGPSGPNTEIFYDRGDEYGQEDPPEEMYPGGENERYLEVWNLVFSEFNHNKDHTYTPLPNKNIDTGMGLERMASVAQDVRTNYETDLFMPIIEEVEKISGKKYLTNNEYDVAFKVISDHIRTISFAIADGALPANEGRGYVLRRLLRRAVRFSQSLDINEPFLYQLVDIVAEIMEPYYPNVKEKAQFIQRVIKSEEERFHETLQEGLAILNTLIQKAKDGDKTIAGEDAFKLYDTYGFPVELTEEFAQQEGLSIDMETFEVEMQKQRDRARQARQSGQSMQIQSDVLKQINTDSTFVGYDQMSADSTITDIIKDGELVTTVEAGDEISLILKETPFYAVSGGQVADKGTISNDSFEIYVEEVTKAPNGQNLHTGKVQFGKVTTGAEVTAVVNQNERQSIKKNHSATHLLHAALKEILGDHVNQAGSLVEPDRLRFDFSHFGPLSEEEIEIVERRVNEEIWNNISVSIKEMSIDEAKKMGAMALFGEKYGDVVRVVDMSPYSIELCGGIHVNNTSEIGLFKIVSESGTGAGVRRIEALTGKSALLYLETIQNHFKQLKKQIKVKDDDQVLDKVVQMQNDEKSLNRQLEQRSKEITALKMGDIKDQVEEINGLNVLATEVEVDNANAIRETMDDFKSKLQDTVIILISKVGDKVSLIATVPKSLTDKVKAGDIIKEMAPVVGGKGGGRPDMAQGGGTQPENITESLRFIKNYIKSL is encoded by the coding sequence ATGAAAAATTTAAAAGCAAGTGAGATTAGACAAGGTTTTATAGATTTCTTCGTAGAAAAAGGACATATGGTAGAGCCTTCTGCACCACTCGTTCCTATCGATGATGATTCATTATTATGGATTAACTCTGGAGTTGCAACATTAAAAAAATATTTCGATGGTCGTGAAACGCCAAGAAAACCTAGAATTGTAAATTCACAAAAAGCTATTCGTACGAATGACATTGAAAATGTTGGTTTCACTGCACGTCACCACACATTCTTCGAAATGTTAGGTAATTTTTCTATCGGTGACTATTTCAAAAAAGAAGCAATTGAATATGCTTGGGAATTTTTAACTAGTGATAAATGGATGGGTATGGAACCAAGCAAACTATATGTAACGATACATCCTGAGGATACTGAGGCTTATAAATTATGGCATGAAGATATTGGACTTGAAGAAAGTCGCATTATTCGAATTGAAGGTAACTTTTGGGATATAGGTGAGGGACCTTCTGGGCCAAACACTGAAATATTTTATGATCGCGGAGACGAATATGGTCAAGAAGACCCACCAGAAGAAATGTATCCAGGCGGTGAAAACGAACGTTATTTAGAAGTATGGAACTTAGTGTTTAGTGAATTTAATCATAATAAAGACCATACTTATACGCCACTACCAAATAAAAATATTGATACAGGCATGGGTCTTGAAAGAATGGCGTCCGTTGCGCAAGATGTACGTACTAACTATGAGACAGATTTATTTATGCCTATTATTGAAGAAGTAGAAAAAATTTCTGGCAAAAAATATTTAACTAATAATGAATACGATGTTGCGTTTAAAGTTATTTCAGACCATATTAGAACAATCTCATTTGCTATTGCTGATGGCGCATTGCCAGCAAACGAAGGGCGTGGCTATGTATTACGTAGATTATTACGTAGAGCCGTACGTTTTAGCCAGTCATTAGACATTAATGAACCTTTCTTATATCAATTAGTTGATATCGTTGCGGAAATTATGGAACCATACTACCCAAACGTCAAAGAAAAAGCACAGTTTATACAACGTGTAATTAAATCAGAAGAAGAAAGATTCCATGAAACATTACAAGAAGGATTAGCTATTTTAAATACACTGATACAAAAAGCTAAAGATGGCGATAAAACTATTGCTGGTGAAGATGCATTTAAGCTTTACGATACTTATGGTTTCCCAGTCGAGTTAACTGAAGAATTTGCTCAACAAGAAGGGTTATCAATAGATATGGAAACATTCGAAGTAGAAATGCAAAAGCAAAGAGATCGTGCACGTCAAGCTCGTCAAAGTGGACAATCTATGCAAATCCAAAGTGATGTCTTAAAACAAATTAATACTGACAGTACGTTTGTTGGATATGACCAAATGTCAGCTGATTCTACAATAACTGATATTATTAAAGATGGTGAGCTAGTTACTACAGTAGAAGCTGGAGACGAAATTAGCCTTATCCTAAAAGAAACACCTTTCTATGCTGTTAGTGGTGGACAAGTTGCCGATAAGGGTACAATTAGTAATGATAGCTTTGAAATCTATGTAGAAGAAGTAACTAAAGCACCAAACGGTCAAAACTTACACACAGGAAAAGTACAATTTGGTAAGGTAACTACAGGCGCTGAAGTTACAGCCGTAGTAAATCAAAATGAACGACAATCAATTAAGAAAAATCACAGTGCGACACATTTATTGCATGCCGCATTGAAAGAAATCTTAGGAGATCATGTTAACCAAGCAGGTTCATTAGTAGAACCAGACAGATTACGTTTTGACTTTTCACATTTTGGTCCATTATCTGAAGAGGAAATCGAAATTGTTGAACGTCGTGTAAATGAAGAAATATGGAATAATATTTCAGTCTCTATAAAAGAGATGTCTATTGACGAAGCTAAAAAAATGGGTGCTATGGCACTATTTGGTGAAAAATACGGTGATGTTGTAAGAGTTGTCGACATGTCTCCATATTCAATAGAATTATGTGGTGGTATCCATGTAAACAATACTTCAGAAATCGGTTTATTCAAAATTGTAAGTGAATCAGGTACAGGTGCTGGTGTACGTAGAATTGAAGCGCTAACTGGTAAATCAGCATTACTATACTTAGAAACAATTCAGAATCATTTCAAACAATTGAAAAAGCAAATTAAAGTAAAAGATGATGATCAAGTATTAGATAAAGTTGTACAAATGCAAAATGATGAGAAATCATTAAACAGACAGTTAGAACAACGAAGTAAAGAAATTACAGCACTGAAAATGGGCGACATTAAAGACCAAGTCGAAGAAATTAATGGCTTAAATGTCTTAGCTACTGAAGTAGAAGTAGATAATGCTAATGCGATCCGTGAAACAATGGATGATTTCAAATCAAAATTACAAGATACTGTTATTATTTTAATCAGCAAAGTAGGAGATAAAGTATCACTTATTGCTACAGTACCAAAATCATTAACTGATAAAGTAAAAGCTGGAGATATTATAAAAGAAATGGCTCCAGTGGTTGGTGGTAAAGGTGGCGGCCGACCTGACATGGCTCAAGGTGGCGGTACACAACCTGAAAACATAACAGAATCTTTACGTTTTATTAAAAATTACATTAAATCATTGTAA